A section of the Mangifera indica cultivar Alphonso chromosome 12, CATAS_Mindica_2.1, whole genome shotgun sequence genome encodes:
- the LOC123192393 gene encoding EH domain-containing protein 1-like isoform X1 yields MEIAPAPIALCSKEQQKVYQEWFELADSDGDGRITGNDATKFFSLSKLSRQELKQIWALADSKRQGVLDFAEFVIAMQLVSLAQAGHEITSEILKNGVHLENIEPPTMEGLDAFGTKNKSSRTNSEPAVNGSAPSQTLSASSWFSSKSTKKTPSTAVTSIIDGLKRLYQEKLKPLEATYRFNDFVSPFLTNSDFDAKPMVMLLGQYSTGKTTFIKHLLRCDYPGAHIGPEPTTDRFVVVMSGPDERSIPGNTIAVHADMPFSGLTSFGGAFLSKFECSQMPHPLLDQITFVDTPGVLSGEKQRTQRSYDFTGVISWFAAKCDLFLLLFDPHKLDISDEFKRVIASLRGNDDKIRVVLNKADQVDTQQLMGVYGALMWSLGKVLNTPEVVRVYIGSFNDKPVNEDFVGPIGRVLFEKEQDDLLTDLINIPKKACDRRINEFVKRARAAKIHAYIISHLKKEMPTMIGKAKAQQRLIDNLEDEFTKVQRDFHLPAGDFPNVEHYREVLNGYSIDKFEKLKPKMIQAADDMLAYDIPDLLKNFRNPYE; encoded by the exons ATGGCGATGGACGAATCACTGGAAATGATGCTACAAAGTTCTTTTCACTATCAAAGCTTTCTCGGCAAGAACTCAAGCAG ATTTGGGCGCTTGCAGATTCTAAACGACAAGGAGTTTTAGATTTTGCGGAGTTTGTTATTGCGATGCAG CTTGTATCTCTGGCACAAGCTGGACATGAAATAACCTCTGAAATCCTTAAAAATGGAG TCCACCTAGAGAATATTGAGCCCCCAACGATGGAAGGTTTAGATGCATTTGGAACT aaaaataagAGTTCAAGAACAAACAGTGAGCCTGCTGTGAATG GCTCTGCTCCATCGCAAACTTTATCAGCATCTTCATGGTTTTCCTCAAAATCTACAAAGAAG ACACCTTCAACTGCTGTCACATCAATAATCGATGGGTTGAAGAGATTGTACCAAGAAAAACTAAAGCCACTAGAAGCTACCTATCGTTTTAATGATTTTGTTTCTCCATTCTTG ACAAATAGTGATTTTGATGCAAAGCCTATGGTTATGCTGTTGGGTCAGTATTCAACTGGAAAAACAACTTTTATAAAACACCTGCTAAGATGTGACTACCCAG GAGCTCACATAGGACCTGAGCCTACAACAGATAGATTTGTTGTTGTTATG TCTGGACCTGATGAAAGGAGTATACCTGGGAATACTATTGCTGTTCATGCCGATATGCCATTCAGTGGCCTAACAAGTTTTGGAGGagcatttttatcaaaattcgAGTGTTCTCAAATGCCTCATCCA TTGTTAGATCAAATTACATTTGTTGACACTCCTGGGGTTTTATCAGGCGAAAAACAACGAACTCAACGCAGTTATGACTTTACTGGTGTTATATCTTGGTTTGCAGCAAAGTGtgacctttttcttcttctgtttgATCCTCATAAACTTGATATTAGCGATGAATTTAAGCGCGTAATTGCCTCCTTACGTGGTAATGATGACAAGATACGTGTTGTGCTTAATAAGGCCGACCAAGTTGATACTCAACAA TTAATGGGAGTTTATGGTGCACTGATGTGGTCACTTGGAAAAGTATTGAATACTCCTGAGGTTGTCCGTGTTTATATTGG CTCTTTTAATGACAAACCTGTTAATGAAGACTTTGTTGGTCCAATAGGACGAGTACTTTTTGAGAAAGAACAGGATGATCTTCTCACGGATCTAATCAATATTCCCAAGAAAGCTTGTGATCGTCGA ATCAATGAATTTGTTAAACGAGCCAGAGCTGCCAAGATTCATGCCTATATCATTAGCCATCTTAAGAAAGAGATGCCTACCATGATTGGCAAAGCTAAAGCTCAGCAACGCTTGATCGATAATCTTGAAGACGAATTCACAAAG GTTCAAAGAGATTTTCATCTACCAGCAGGAGATTTCCCAAATGTAGAGCACTATCGAGAGGTCTTAAATGGATATAGCATtgataagtttgaaaaacttaaacccaAGATGATACAAGCTGCGGACGACATGCTTGCTTATGACATCCCAGATCTATTGAAGAATTTCAGAAATCCTTATGAGTAG
- the LOC123192393 gene encoding EH domain-containing protein 1-like isoform X2 produces the protein MEIAPAPIALCSKEQQKVYQEWFELADSDGDGRITGNDATKFFSLSKLSRQELKQLVSLAQAGHEITSEILKNGVHLENIEPPTMEGLDAFGTKNKSSRTNSEPAVNGSAPSQTLSASSWFSSKSTKKTPSTAVTSIIDGLKRLYQEKLKPLEATYRFNDFVSPFLTNSDFDAKPMVMLLGQYSTGKTTFIKHLLRCDYPGAHIGPEPTTDRFVVVMSGPDERSIPGNTIAVHADMPFSGLTSFGGAFLSKFECSQMPHPLLDQITFVDTPGVLSGEKQRTQRSYDFTGVISWFAAKCDLFLLLFDPHKLDISDEFKRVIASLRGNDDKIRVVLNKADQVDTQQLMGVYGALMWSLGKVLNTPEVVRVYIGSFNDKPVNEDFVGPIGRVLFEKEQDDLLTDLINIPKKACDRRINEFVKRARAAKIHAYIISHLKKEMPTMIGKAKAQQRLIDNLEDEFTKVQRDFHLPAGDFPNVEHYREVLNGYSIDKFEKLKPKMIQAADDMLAYDIPDLLKNFRNPYE, from the exons ATGGCGATGGACGAATCACTGGAAATGATGCTACAAAGTTCTTTTCACTATCAAAGCTTTCTCGGCAAGAACTCAAGCAG CTTGTATCTCTGGCACAAGCTGGACATGAAATAACCTCTGAAATCCTTAAAAATGGAG TCCACCTAGAGAATATTGAGCCCCCAACGATGGAAGGTTTAGATGCATTTGGAACT aaaaataagAGTTCAAGAACAAACAGTGAGCCTGCTGTGAATG GCTCTGCTCCATCGCAAACTTTATCAGCATCTTCATGGTTTTCCTCAAAATCTACAAAGAAG ACACCTTCAACTGCTGTCACATCAATAATCGATGGGTTGAAGAGATTGTACCAAGAAAAACTAAAGCCACTAGAAGCTACCTATCGTTTTAATGATTTTGTTTCTCCATTCTTG ACAAATAGTGATTTTGATGCAAAGCCTATGGTTATGCTGTTGGGTCAGTATTCAACTGGAAAAACAACTTTTATAAAACACCTGCTAAGATGTGACTACCCAG GAGCTCACATAGGACCTGAGCCTACAACAGATAGATTTGTTGTTGTTATG TCTGGACCTGATGAAAGGAGTATACCTGGGAATACTATTGCTGTTCATGCCGATATGCCATTCAGTGGCCTAACAAGTTTTGGAGGagcatttttatcaaaattcgAGTGTTCTCAAATGCCTCATCCA TTGTTAGATCAAATTACATTTGTTGACACTCCTGGGGTTTTATCAGGCGAAAAACAACGAACTCAACGCAGTTATGACTTTACTGGTGTTATATCTTGGTTTGCAGCAAAGTGtgacctttttcttcttctgtttgATCCTCATAAACTTGATATTAGCGATGAATTTAAGCGCGTAATTGCCTCCTTACGTGGTAATGATGACAAGATACGTGTTGTGCTTAATAAGGCCGACCAAGTTGATACTCAACAA TTAATGGGAGTTTATGGTGCACTGATGTGGTCACTTGGAAAAGTATTGAATACTCCTGAGGTTGTCCGTGTTTATATTGG CTCTTTTAATGACAAACCTGTTAATGAAGACTTTGTTGGTCCAATAGGACGAGTACTTTTTGAGAAAGAACAGGATGATCTTCTCACGGATCTAATCAATATTCCCAAGAAAGCTTGTGATCGTCGA ATCAATGAATTTGTTAAACGAGCCAGAGCTGCCAAGATTCATGCCTATATCATTAGCCATCTTAAGAAAGAGATGCCTACCATGATTGGCAAAGCTAAAGCTCAGCAACGCTTGATCGATAATCTTGAAGACGAATTCACAAAG GTTCAAAGAGATTTTCATCTACCAGCAGGAGATTTCCCAAATGTAGAGCACTATCGAGAGGTCTTAAATGGATATAGCATtgataagtttgaaaaacttaaacccaAGATGATACAAGCTGCGGACGACATGCTTGCTTATGACATCCCAGATCTATTGAAGAATTTCAGAAATCCTTATGAGTAG
- the LOC123192393 gene encoding EH domain-containing protein 1-like isoform X3 → MEGLDAFGTKNKSSRTNSEPAVNGSAPSQTLSASSWFSSKSTKKTPSTAVTSIIDGLKRLYQEKLKPLEATYRFNDFVSPFLTNSDFDAKPMVMLLGQYSTGKTTFIKHLLRCDYPGAHIGPEPTTDRFVVVMSGPDERSIPGNTIAVHADMPFSGLTSFGGAFLSKFECSQMPHPLLDQITFVDTPGVLSGEKQRTQRSYDFTGVISWFAAKCDLFLLLFDPHKLDISDEFKRVIASLRGNDDKIRVVLNKADQVDTQQLMGVYGALMWSLGKVLNTPEVVRVYIGSFNDKPVNEDFVGPIGRVLFEKEQDDLLTDLINIPKKACDRRINEFVKRARAAKIHAYIISHLKKEMPTMIGKAKAQQRLIDNLEDEFTKVQRDFHLPAGDFPNVEHYREVLNGYSIDKFEKLKPKMIQAADDMLAYDIPDLLKNFRNPYE, encoded by the exons ATGGAAGGTTTAGATGCATTTGGAACT aaaaataagAGTTCAAGAACAAACAGTGAGCCTGCTGTGAATG GCTCTGCTCCATCGCAAACTTTATCAGCATCTTCATGGTTTTCCTCAAAATCTACAAAGAAG ACACCTTCAACTGCTGTCACATCAATAATCGATGGGTTGAAGAGATTGTACCAAGAAAAACTAAAGCCACTAGAAGCTACCTATCGTTTTAATGATTTTGTTTCTCCATTCTTG ACAAATAGTGATTTTGATGCAAAGCCTATGGTTATGCTGTTGGGTCAGTATTCAACTGGAAAAACAACTTTTATAAAACACCTGCTAAGATGTGACTACCCAG GAGCTCACATAGGACCTGAGCCTACAACAGATAGATTTGTTGTTGTTATG TCTGGACCTGATGAAAGGAGTATACCTGGGAATACTATTGCTGTTCATGCCGATATGCCATTCAGTGGCCTAACAAGTTTTGGAGGagcatttttatcaaaattcgAGTGTTCTCAAATGCCTCATCCA TTGTTAGATCAAATTACATTTGTTGACACTCCTGGGGTTTTATCAGGCGAAAAACAACGAACTCAACGCAGTTATGACTTTACTGGTGTTATATCTTGGTTTGCAGCAAAGTGtgacctttttcttcttctgtttgATCCTCATAAACTTGATATTAGCGATGAATTTAAGCGCGTAATTGCCTCCTTACGTGGTAATGATGACAAGATACGTGTTGTGCTTAATAAGGCCGACCAAGTTGATACTCAACAA TTAATGGGAGTTTATGGTGCACTGATGTGGTCACTTGGAAAAGTATTGAATACTCCTGAGGTTGTCCGTGTTTATATTGG CTCTTTTAATGACAAACCTGTTAATGAAGACTTTGTTGGTCCAATAGGACGAGTACTTTTTGAGAAAGAACAGGATGATCTTCTCACGGATCTAATCAATATTCCCAAGAAAGCTTGTGATCGTCGA ATCAATGAATTTGTTAAACGAGCCAGAGCTGCCAAGATTCATGCCTATATCATTAGCCATCTTAAGAAAGAGATGCCTACCATGATTGGCAAAGCTAAAGCTCAGCAACGCTTGATCGATAATCTTGAAGACGAATTCACAAAG GTTCAAAGAGATTTTCATCTACCAGCAGGAGATTTCCCAAATGTAGAGCACTATCGAGAGGTCTTAAATGGATATAGCATtgataagtttgaaaaacttaaacccaAGATGATACAAGCTGCGGACGACATGCTTGCTTATGACATCCCAGATCTATTGAAGAATTTCAGAAATCCTTATGAGTAG
- the LOC123192298 gene encoding tropinone reductase-like 3 has protein sequence MKLGKRFEGKVAIVTASTQGIGFSIAERLGLEGASVVISSRRQKNVDEAVEKLKAKGIEVFGVVCHVSNAQQRKNLIDKTVQNYGRIDVVVSNAAANPSVDNILETKESVLDKLWEINVKSAILVLQDAAPHMQKGSSVVLVSSIAGYQPPTTMAMYGVTKTALLGLTKALAAEMAPDTRVNCIAPGFVPTHFADFITSNPTVRKAIEEKTLLNRLGTTDDMAAASAFLASDDAAYITGETVVVAGGIPSRL, from the exons ATGAAGCTGGGCAAAAGATTTGAAGGGAAAGTCGCGATCGTTACGGCTTCGACTCAGGGCATCGGCTTCAGCATCGCTGAGCGGCTCGGTTTGGAAGGTGCCTCTGTTGTTATCTCCTCTCGAAGGCAG AAAAATGTAGATGAAGCTGTAGAAAAACTCAAAGCTAAAGGAATTGAAGTGTTTGGAGTTGTTTGCCACGTGTCAAATGCTCAACAGAGGAAGAATCTCATTGACAAGACTGTGCAG AATTATGGAAGGATAGATGTGGTTGTTTCAAATGCCGCTGCCAATCCATCTGTTGACAACATATTGGAAACCAAAGAATCTGTTCTTGATAAGCTCTGGGAAATTAATGTCAAATCCGCCATACTTGTTTTACAG gATGCAGCTCCTCACATGCAGAAGGGCTCTTCGGTTGTTTTAGTTTCCTCTATTGCTGGCTATCAGCCACCCACGACCATGGCGATGTATGGTGTGACTAAGACAGCTCTCCTTGGTTTGACCAAG GCCCTTGCAGCTGAGATGGCCCCAGATACTCGCGTGAACTGTATTGCTCCTGGTTTTGTACCAACACACTTTGCAGATTTTATCACAAGTAATCCTACAGTT AGGAAGGCCATTGAGGAAAAGACTTTGCTTAATAGGCTTGGCACGACGGACGACATGGCAGCTGCTAGTGCTTTCTTAGCATCTGATGATGCTGCTTACATTACCGGAGAAACTGTGGTGGTGGCTGGAGGAATCCCATCTCGACTCTAG
- the LOC123193564 gene encoding serine/threonine/tyrosine-protein kinase HT1 codes for MASSCFHAFRLRKSKSKPPSVPSSSKSQLNSDMENLEKKRFDSLDSWSMILDSENVETWEVSKEDQEEWTADLSQLFIGNKFASGAHSRIYRGIYKQRAVAVKMVRVPNQEEETRTRLEQQFRSEVALLSRLFHPNIVQFIAACKKPPVYCIITEYMSQGTLRMYLNKKEPYSLSTETILRLALDISRGMEYLHSQGVIHRDLKSNNLLLNDEMRVKVADFGTSCLETQCLETKGNMGTYRWTAPEMIKEKPYTRKVDVYSFGIVLWELTTALLPFQGMTPVQAAFAVADKNERPPLPASCQPALAHLIKRCWAANPAKRPDFSDIVSALEKYDERVKEGLPLTSHSGLVSRNVILERLKGCVTMSSSIPVHA; via the exons ATGGCGAGCTCATGTTTCCATGCATTTCGGCTTAGAAAATCCAAGAGCAAACCTCCTTCAGTGCCTTCATCGTCAAAATCCCAGTTGAATTCTGACATGGAGAACCTGGAGAAGAAGAGATTCGATAGCCTGGACTCATGGTCAATGATTTTGGACTCTGAGAACGTGGAGACTTGGGAGGTCTCAAAGGAGGATCAAGAAGAATGGACGGCTGATCTTTCACAGTTGTTCATTGGTAACAAGTTTGCGTCTGGTGCTCATAGTAGGATTTATCGTGGAATTTATAAGCAAAGAGCTGTTGCCGTAAAAATGGTGAGAGTTCCAAATCAGGAGGAGGAGACTAGAACCAGACTTGAGCAACAGTTTAGGTCTGAAGTTGCCTTGCTTTCACGTCTCTTTCATCCCAATATAGTTCAG TTTATTGCAGCTTGTAAAAAGCCTCCTGTGTACTGTATCATCACTGAGTACATGTCACAGGGGACTCTAAGGATGTATCTGAACAAGAAAGAGCCATACTCGCTTTCAACAGAAACAATTCTGAGGTTAGCTCTTGACATATCCAGGGGAATGGAGTATCTTCATTCACAAGGGGTGATCCACAGAGACCTGAAATCAAATAATCTGCTTTTAAACGATGAAATGCGGGTAAAGGTAGCTGATTTCGGTACATCTTGTCTCGAGACACAGTGCCTCGAAACCAAAGGAAACATGGGAACTTATCGCTGGACGGCTCCGGAGATGATTAAAGAAAAGCCTTACACTCGAAAAGTGGATGTTTACAGCTTCGGAATTGTCCTCTGGGAGCTCACTACAGCTTTACTTCCATTCCAAGGAATGACCCCTGTGCAGGCAGCATTTGCCGTGGCTGACAAG AACGAGAGGCCTCCACTGCCGGCGAGCTGTCAGCCTGCACTGGCGCATCTGATAAAGCGTTGCTGGGCGGCGAATCCTGCAAAGCGACCGGATTTCAGTGACATAGTTTCAGCTCTGGAGAAATATGATGAGCGTGTGAAAGAGGGTCTGCCTCTAACTTCACATTCAGGACTTGTGAGCCGTAATGTGATTCTTGAACGCTTGAAAGGCTGTGTAACTATGAGCTCCTCCATACCTGTACATGcctga
- the LOC123193667 gene encoding uncharacterized protein LOC123193667 → MNKRHKQTTPSGFKLKSFSRPPTYSISSSPSTMKTLYRKGTVHPSPPIISGQLSFLPATILTLTATLSPQDIEVLAYLISYQRKNNTTQKTARDAPLTKSKSNSNDHPPLFSCDCFRCYMSYWVWWDASPNRQLIHEIIDAFEDELLRNNKKVIKSNKKDKKKKGGGCKYKYNNDNSCELQRQLSSLGKEQSAESESLDGAKGFDHEDNRCLVKSFLRFIGEKIWGVRG, encoded by the coding sequence ATGAACAAACGACACAAACAAACAACCCCGTCAGGcttcaaactcaaatcatttTCACGGCCTCCAACATATTCCATCTCATCATCTCCTTCAACTATGAAGACACTATACCGCAAAGGCACAGTTCATCCTTCTCCACCAATAATATCCGGCCAACTGTCCTTTCTTCCCGCCACAATCCTCACCCTCACGGCGACGCTGTCTCCTCAAGATATAGAGGTTTTAGCTTATCTCATCTCTTATCAGAGAAAAAACAACACCACCCAGAAGACTGCCAGAGATGCTCCACTCActaaaagtaaaagtaatagtAACGATCATCCTCCCCTTTTCAGCTGTGATTGTTTTAGATGTTATATGAGTTACTGGGTCTGGTGGGACGCCTCGCCTAATCGCCAACTCATACACGAGATCATCGACGCTTTTGAAGACGAGCTGCTGCGTAATAACAAGAAGGTGATCAAGAGCAACAAGAaggataagaaaaagaaaggcgGCGGATGTAAGTATAAGTATAACAACGATAACTCGTGTGAGTTGCAGCGTCAGTTGAGTAGTTTGGGAAAGGAGCAGTCAGCTGAGTCAGAATCTTTAGATGGTGCAAAGGGTTTCGACCATGAAGATAATAGATGTTTAGTGAAGAGTTTCCTTCGCTTTATTGGCGAAAAAATTTGGGGTGTTCGGGGATAA
- the LOC123193670 gene encoding mitochondrial pyruvate carrier 4 encodes MATSKLQALWNHPAGPKTIHFWAPTFKWGISIANVADFTKPPEKLSYPQQIAVACTGIIWSRYSTVIKPKNWNLFSVNIAMAGTGLYQLSRKIRHDYFSEAEAAVAKE; translated from the exons ATGGCAACTTCCAAGCTTCAAGCTCTCTGGAACCACCCCGCCGGACCAAAAACCA TTCACTTCTGGGCACCAACTTTTAAATGGGGCATCAGCATAGCAAATGTTGCGGACTTTACAAAACCACCAGAAAAACTTTCCTATCCCCAGCAGATTG CGGTGGCATGCACCGGAATTATCTGGTCACGTTACAGCACTGTGATCAAGCCG AAGAACTGGAATCTTTTTAGTGTAAATATTGCAATGGCTGGAACAGGGCTTTACCAACTTTCACGCAAGATCCG GCATGACTACTTTTCTGAGGCAGAGGCTGCAGTTGCCAAAGAATAA
- the LOC123192491 gene encoding uncharacterized protein DDB_G0286175-like, whose translation MEGVGARFGRSSTRYGPATVFSGPVRKWKKRWIHVSPSNNSSNNNHHHSHQNQHHHRVTNVNGSNGNGSNGSHLLLYKWTPLSERDNNGNGNENSNNANVEKSSVKDDTTPEEPPRRKIKYIPIAVLEEQSRAAENSDNEAKPTDTEPRTVEPAPRRDGFDEKPDINDVPMEENQDDEQVVRQDLNESTLDLSLGLKAHDSDSKSKTDLSRDGKSRRLNSSK comes from the exons atggaGGGAGTTGGCGCCAGATTTGGCCGTTCATCGACCCGGTACGGACCGGCCACGGTGTTCAGTGGACCGGTCAGGAAGTGGAAGAAGAGGTGGATCCACGTGTCTCCGTCGAACAACAGCAGCAATAACAATCATCATCACTCgcatcaaaatcaacatcacCACCGCGTCACCAACGTGAACGGCTCTAATGGTAACGGAAGTAACGGCTCGCATCTGTTGCTGTACAAGTGGACGCCACTCTCAGAGAGAGACAACAACGGTAACGGTAATGAGAATAGTAACAACGCTAATGTAGAGAAGAGTTCTGTTAAGGATGATACGACGCCGGAGGAGCCTCCTAGGCGTAAAATCAAATACATTCCG ATTGCTGTGCTAGAGGAACAAAGTAGGGCTGCAGAAAACTCTGACAATGAAGCAAAACCTACTGATACAGAACCAAGAACAGTGGAGCCAGCTCCCAGGAGGGATGGTTTTGATGAAAAGCCTGACATTAATGATGTACCTATGGAGGAAAATCAG GATGATGAACAGGTAGTACGTCAGGATTTAAACGAAAGCACTCTGGATTTGAGTTTGGGTTTGAAGGCACATGATAGTGACTCCAAGTCAAAGACGGATTTGAGCAGAGATGGGAAGTCGAGAAGACTGAATTCGAGTAAGTAG
- the LOC123192490 gene encoding phosphoribosylglycinamide formyltransferase, chloroplastic-like, giving the protein MEAKSQLSVFSSNTPIPSLLNPKKSLSLSIVQSHKWVSFRTKNLLAPQTVWYSRRLECKISVEKVKHVVHEKDAKAGIKKKKLAVFVSGGGSNFRSINDACVGGCIHGDVVVLVTNKLGCGGAEYARDKGIPVILFPKSKNEANGLSPTDLVAALRKFDVDFILLAGYLKLIPTELIRAYPRSMLNIHPSLLPAFGGKGYYGMKVHNAVIASGARYSGPTIHFVDEHYDTGRILAQRVIPVLWNDTAQDLAARVLQEEHRLFVEVVAALCEERVIWREDGVPIIQSKENPSYYS; this is encoded by the exons ATGGAGGCTAAGAGCCAGCTCTCTGTTTTTTCTTCAAACACACCAATTCCATCACTCCTAAACCCAAAAAAGTCTTTGTCTTTATCTATTGTTCAGTCTCATAAGTGGGTCTCATTCAGAACCAAGAATCTGTTAGCACCACAAACTGTGTGGTATTCTAGAAGACTAGAGTGTAAAATTAGTGTAGAAAAAGTGAAGCATGTTGTTCATGAGAAGGATGCAAAAGCTGggattaagaagaaaaaactagCAGTTTTTGTGTCTGGTGGAGGGTCCAATTTCCGGTCAATTAATGATGCCTGTGTTGGTGGCTGTATTCATGGAGATGTCGTCGTTTTGGTCACAAATAAACTTG GTTGTGGAGGTGCAGAGTATGCAAGAGACAAGGGCATCCCTGTTATTCTGTTCCCCAAAAGTAAAAATGAAGCCAATGGCCTGTCTCCAACTGACCTTGTAGCTGCTCTTAG GAAATTTGATGTTGACTTCATTCTTCTAGCTGGATATCTAAAACTTATACCAACAGAGTTGATCCGAGCTTATCCAAGATCCATGCTAAATATCCATCCATCACTTCTTCCAGCATTTGGTGGCAAAGGCTATTATGGAATGAAGGTGCATAACGCTGTCATTGCTTCTGGAGCTAG ATACTCTGGTCCCACCATTCATTTTGTTGATGAGCATTATGACACTGGACGAATCCTTGCTCAAAGAGTCATCCCTGTGTTGTGGAATGACACAGCACAGGATCTGGCTGCAAGAGTTCTTCAGGAG GAGCATCGATTATTCGTGGAGGTCGTGGCAGCTTTATGTGAAGAACGAGTAATTTGGAGGGAAGATGGTGTCCCTATCATCCAAAGCAAAGAGAATCCAAGCTATTACAGCTAA
- the LOC123192489 gene encoding uncharacterized protein LOC123192489: MAKILPIGFRRVAAAFDEVARARLCQSSGSEHSPESSTDLSDLVKSFLERDSTGGGDEEENDRDQTGMGNFWCDSEKIEMIKGFFGDENDCEKQRILVETEFACRLAGDWNSQSFKRRLMTHLRDRGFDAGLCKSRWQKTGRHPGGSYEYVDVNINNGSGRYIVEVHLAAQFEIARPTDGYVSLLELFPPIFIGKPEQLKQIVRLMSAAVKESMKSLDMHVPPWRRNGYMQLKWFGSYKRTTNAASITEKSKADETAKVVANRAMGFEALQVRPYLCRDDFAKRVGLKAGQLTAAFNEQ, encoded by the exons atGGCGAAGATATTACCAATTGGGTTTAGGAGGGTAGCAGCGGCGTTTGATGAGGTGGCACGTGCAAGGCTGTGCCAGAGCAGTGGGAGCGAGCACTCGCCGGAGAGTTCAACTGATTTATCCGATCTTGTGAAGTCTTTTCTTGAAAGAGACAGTACAGGTGgaggagatgaagaagaaaacgaTAGAGACCAAACGGGAATGGGGAATTTTTGGTGTGATTCTGAGAAGATAGAGATGATCAAGGGGTTTTTTGGAGATGAAAATGATTGTGAGAAACAAAGGATCCTTGTAGAAACAGAATTTGCATGTAGACTTGCTGGGGATTGGAATTCTCAAAGCTTTAAACGTCGGCTGATGACTCATTTACGTGATAGAGGATTCGATGCCG GTCTCTGCAAATCTCGGTGGCAGAAAACTGGGCGGCACCCAGGTGGGAGTTACGAATATGTTGATGTGAATATTAATAATGGAAGTGGTCGCTACATTGTGGAAGTACATCTAGCTGCACAATTTGAAATTGCTCGTCCCACAGATGGTTACGTGTCCCTGCTTGAACTTTTCCCTCCAATCTTCATCGGTAAACCAGAACAACTCAAGCAGATTGTGAGGCTGATGTCTGCGGCTGTCAAAGAGTCGATGAAAAGCCTGGACATGCATGTGCCACCATGGCGGAGAAATGGCTACATGCAATTGAAATGGTTTGGCTCTTATAAGAGGACGACCAATGCAGCTTCAATCACCGAAAAATCAAAAGCTGATGAGACTGCTAAAGTTGTAGCAAATCGAGCCATGGGATTTGAGGCCTTGCAAGTGAGGCCATACTTGTGCAGAGATGATTTTGCGAAAAGGGTTGGTTTAAAAGCTGGGCAGCTCACGGCTGCATTCAATGAACAATGA